The genomic window TGTCCGGTCCCTGTCGGACGTTCGGTGTCTGTCATGCTCTCGGTCGTCCGTTATGCATCAGACATCCAACGTTTCTGTGGTGTTTTGGGCTCCAACGGCCACTTATTGAAGCATACTATAAATATCCCTCTCCTATCCCGTGAGATGGTTGACCATTCACTTCAAGCATCCTCAAGAACAcactttcactctctctctctcacacactccaacaccaaatcttagatgcctaagggatttgagagcatttgagagaagttgtccacccaagtgatagatccactccttccccttctttgcaccaaaggaattcgtgatttgagcaagtcttgagctttcccccattgttcttgttactcttggaggttggagactcctaggcggtaggagtcattcagAGAGGAATCGTTCTTTGTGATTACCCctgaaaagtttgtgagggtttggagaccacctcaaggtctaccactagtggttgagaaacgcctacgtggtgttgtctcaaagggagaatagggtgagccttcgtggcgtcggtgtgccttcgtggtagcacccacctctctaacggtgacgtagcttccctccaaggaagtgaacatcggcatacatccttgtCTCCCAGAAttgtggttatccctaaccctaactccctacttgtggttacttgtctcttagtctttACTTATACCATATTGTGTTTACATAATCTcctacttgtgttacttgtttaccttgcttagctcatagcttcacacttgcaattgttaggctcaactTCATATTCCGATtagtgcctaaaattgctaagtaaaaATTAAAATTTGTTATTGTacctatcgaaaggactacgattgatcccctatacttgtgggtcaacaGTCGCAGTCTTCCTGGACCGCCACCGCTTTCCCCGCACACTCCATGGCCGATCGAGGGTCGTGTCTTCTTTAGTACTTATGGTGCTGCACCCCCGTGTCACCAGTCGAGGCGTTGCAGCTCCAGAGGCTGGCGATTGCAGCACTGCTGCCTAGTCCAGCGTACCCGTCGCCGCCAGTCTGCGCCACTCTCTATATATAGTTTGTATAGAAAGAGTGCAGGCTTTTGGTGGCCGCGCTATAGGCAGGCCGCTCTGCTGTGCGTCTGCTTGGGCCTAGGGATTCGAAACCCGTTAGTTCATGGTAATGCTATGGTAGTGCTAGTGGGGGGAATACGGTCCATGTATGCCTATCTGCTGCACATGCGTATTCTGTTCGGCCCATTTTTCCTTTACCTATTCGTGCGACTGGAAAGACGACGTGTCCTGCACCAGAAAGGCTGGCCCATGTCCGTGACCTTATCCCTAACTCGCGAACAAGCCATCACTGCACACCTGCTCTGCCCCTCcgtctctgtctctctccctcaaACCCGATAGAGGCACTGGTTTCTCTTCTGCGAGCATCTCCCTGCCCCTTGGCCCTACCCACGTACCCCGTGGTCGTGGGCAATTCATCGCCACATGTCAGCTCTGCCGTTGGGTCTCTTTTCCCCCAACCTCGATGACACCAGGGTTTGCTCTCTGACAAGATGTGCTTCTTTGGTGTTGAGGTGCCACAGGTTGGTCTTATTATGGCCCAGAGGTCATGGTCGTGTTTAGATCCGCGTCTTATTCTTTGGATTTGTGTTTGTTTGCCTCACCACCAACTTGTCTGCAGGATCCATGTTTCGGACATCAGAGCCGATTCCTGATGTATTCCCCGTGGAGTCGCGGGATCTCATGAGCATCACCGATACCCAGCTGGGCCACGACGGCAAGGGCACACCTCTGTGCGGGGACGCCGACTTAGGTTTGCTCAAAAGCCACCAGCGGCTGGACCATGAGGTAAATACGGATCTAAAAATCTCTCATGTACCATTTTAAGTTGTTTGATTTCCCGGATAACGGTAGATGCGCCTATTTGAGATACAAACTTCTTGGCCAGAATGAACCATCACATCTAGTTTCAGTGTGAAGAAAGCTACTGTTGTTGTGTATAGATTGATTTTCGGTATGGAAATCCTGTGGTGAGAGCTGGAGATTTTTGCTTTGGTTTGTATTTTAGTTATGGGGTTTGTCAACACCCGACATCATTATTATTTGTGTCTGGTTTTTAGTTCCTGCTCGTGATATTGGGATCTATATTCAATCTGGAAAAATCGATGGGcatctcatatttctccattaaATTAGTCATCCTATAGTTGACAATTACTGAAATATTAGGCCCTTCCGTGCAATTGTTTTTTTCCATATCCAGTTTTTAGATGCAAATTGGTTAAATGACACTAATTCTGCCGTTTAGTGCCAACATTGAGAAAAAATAGAATGCATTACGTGTTATGGTTTTGAAACAattctatttttttctatttttctatcatAAATATGCCATGTTGTTATTTTTCGAAGAAAATATCGTATGATGTTTACTGAATTATCAAAGCATATTGTAAATGGGCAAACAAAAATATGTTACCActgactcatcttcttcctcccaaTCCATCAGTGGATGTCCCCCATGGATGAGTTTGCCGAAGCGCAGCAAGGTGGACCATACAAGTAATGAAGTGCATCTTCCAGTCTTGGCATCGCCGAAGCTGAAATTTGCAACACTGCTGAGCTTGGAAGCAGTGGGCAAAGTGGTGGATTCCCCCTGAAGCCGGTGTGTTCCAAGTTTGCTCTCAAGCTACCAGTGGATGGACCATATATTTTTGTCAAATTCTTAATGATACCTCTGTAGTTCTTCGTGATTTACTACAACAATTGCTCCTATACTATTTAGTCACTGAAAATTTCCATTGTTATCAAGAGCTTACTTTTATTCTTAGTAATTCATATGCCACAGTTCTGGCTATTGAAGTTGTCCTATTGACAACTGTTGTTGTTTCATATGATACTCTCTTGACAGTAGGAACCTGATTCATGTAGATTTTGAAATGGTCAATCTTTTTCTATTCTGCACACTTGTTGGAATATTATGGAGCCAACTTCATTGTAGGTTTTGCCTTATAATCCAAACTAATAATTGTGATCTCGTTGAAACATGTTTGGTGATTAATACACTTCAGAAATATTGAAAAGAGTATTGATGCTATTATTGCCGACCacaatttctttttcttttttataatCATGATTGAAAGAGCCTGAGTTATTTTTGTATTATGTTTTGTTCTCTAGTGCGCAAgctgcttgtttgattgttcaGTAGATGACATTCGCTTGATAGAAACCACATTCATGTAAGCATTCTGATATTCGTGTGCTTTTCTTTGTTGGCAGCACGAAAGATGCAATAATTCAAGATATGAAGAAGGCTTACATGGCCGCGCAAGAGATCAAGGAGAAGAACAAATAAGCTTTATGCAATGGTCATGTTTGAAGATTGATGCTGAATTCTTAGATACATTTGTAAACATTTGGATTTGTCCAGGCGCATGCCTATATGTACTATATGTTTACTTGTTTCACTTATCTGCAGAAGTGGTACGTTTCCTGTCAGATTAAATTAACTAGGTCCTAATTATGTAGTACGTGAAAATGTATATTTTAATGGAGGTGTATTTTATGGTTACCATACCGTGGTACTTGTCCTAATGGAATGAATTACCTAGTTCATTGTTATTGGGCGTGTGATTACGTTAATGCTGACTATAATTAATTCATGttgggaatgttgcatggaaaacacaaaatatttctacacacacgcaagatctatccatggagatgcatagcaacgagaggggagagtatgtcaatgtaccctcatagaccgtaaaacggaagcgtttattaacgtggttgatgtagtcgaacttcttcgtgatccaaccgatcaagtaccgaacgtacggcacctctgcgttcagcacacgttcagctcgatgacgccttgccttcttgatccagcaagacgggtgaaATAGTAGATGAGTCCGggcagcacgacgtcgtggtgtcGGCGGTGTTGAACTCATTCCCGTAGGGCTTCGCCGTGCACTGCAGAGAAACTGGACGGAGGACTAAACTATGGagaggggcgctgcacacggctaagagattgtcgtggggTGTGTGGAGCCCCCtcctcatgtatatataggtgtGGGGGAGGAGCGGAGGCAGCCAGGGCGCCCCAAGGGGGCCGGCGGCCACTCTTGGCCCCTACCCTACTGCACCCCCTTCCTTCTAGGCGCACGGGAGGaaggcaaggggaggtggcgcccccctttcctttctctcatgaggagggaaAGGTAGGAGGACTcaaccccccctttccttcccctagggccaatggccagggagaggggcgcaccagccccttgtgggctggtgtgttcctccctttggcccattaggcccatagacctcccggggcctcacggaaccccttccagtgatccGATGAATACCCGGTTCACTatgaaacctttctggtgtccaaatagcatcgtcctatatatcaatatttacctctagaccattccggagctcctcatcatgtccatgatctcatctgggactccgaacaacattcagtgaccaaatcacataactcatataataatacatcgtcaacgaacattaagcgtgcggaccccataggttcaagaactatgtagacatgaccgagacacctctccggtaaataaccaatagcggaacctggatgcccatattggttcctacatattctatgaagatctttatcggtcgaaccttatgacaacatacgtaattctctttcggtatgttacttgcccgagattcaatcgtcggtatcttcatacctagttcaatctcgttactggaaagtctctttactcgttctgtaatacataatcttgtaactaactctttagtcactttgcttgcaagcttcttgtgatgtgtattaccaagagggcccagagatacctctctgatacacagagtgacaaatcctaatctcgatccaggCCAACacaacagacacctttggagatacctgtagagcatcttcatgatcacccaattatgttatgacatttgatagcacacaaggtagtaccccggtatccgggagttgcatgatctcatagtcgaaggaatatgtatttgacattaagaaagcaatagcaataaactgaacgatcatatgctaagctaacggatgggtcttatccatcacatcattctgctaatgatgtgattcccgttatcaagtgacaacacaagtctatggttaggaaactttaaccatctttgatcaatgagctagtctaatagaggcttactatggacacagtatttgtttatgtatccacgcatgtatctaagttttcgatcaatacaattctagcatgaataataaacctttttcatgaataaggaaatataataataacaactttattattggctctagggcatatttccatcagtctcccacttgcactagagtcaataatctggattacattgtaatgaatctaacacccatggcgtcttggtgctgatcatgttttgctcgtggaagaggcttagtcaacgggtctgctacattaagatatgtatgtattttgcaaatctctatgtctacatCCTTGACCATTTCACGAATGGagttaatgttggaaatatgccctagaggcaataataaaatggttattattatatttccttgttcatgataattgtctattgttcatgctataattgtgttatccggaaatcgtaatacatgtgtgaatacatagaccacaacatgtccctggtgagcctctagttgactagctcgttgatcaatggatggttacggtttcctgaccatggacatgggatgtcattgataatgggatcacatcattgggagaatgatgtgatggacaagaaccaatcctaagcatagcacaagatcatgtagttcgtctgctagagcctttctaatgtcaagtatcatttccttagaccatgagatcatgcaactcccggataccgtaggagtgctttgggtgtaccaaacgtcacaacgtaactgggtggctataaaggtacactacaagtatcttcaaaagtgtctgttgggttggcatgaatcgagactgagatttgtgactccgtatgacggagaggtatctctgggcccactcggtaatgcatcatcataatgagctcaatgtgaccaagtggttgttcacgggatcatgcattatggaacgagtaaattaacttgccggtaacgagattgaacaaggtattgggataccgacgatcgaatcttgggcaagtaatgtATCGGTTGACAAAGGGATttgcatacgggattacttgaatcctcgacatcgtggttcatccgataagatcatcgtggaacatgtgggagccaacatgggtatccaaatcccgttgttggttattggccggagagcggtctcagtcatgtctgcttgattcccgaacccgtagggtctacacacttaaggttcgatgacgctagggttattaggaagacttgtatgtgattaccgaatgttgttcggagtcctagatgagatcccggacgtcacgaggagttccggaatggtccggaggtgaagatttatatatgggaagttgttgtacggtcaccggaaaagttcgggggcatatcgctattgtaccggggccatcggaggggttccgggggtccaccgggaggggccacctctctcggagggcctcatgggtcgtgggggaaagggaaccagcccttggagggctgggcgcatcccccctttgggcccatgcgcctagggttggggggggggaaccctagagggggcaccccccttgcttggggggcaagcccctccccttggccgctgcccccctctagatctcatctagagggggccggcccccttcccccttcccctataaacagaggggcgaggggagggcttcacaccacatccaaggcacagcccctcccctccccaacacctctcctcctccgttaagagcttggcgaagccctgtcggagtactgccactccatcaccaccactctGTCGTGGTGCTATTGGagatctcttcctcaacctctccttccccttgctggatcaagaaggaggagacgtcaccgctccgtacgtgtgttgaacgcggaggtgctgtacgttcggcaataggatcatcggtgatttggatcacgacgagtacgactccatcaaaccCGTTCtgttgaacgctttcgctcgcgatctacaagggtatgtagatgcactcctctctctcgttgctagatgactccatagattgatcttggtgatgcgtagaatttttttattttctgcaacgatccccaacagtggcatcatgagctaggtctatgtgtagtttctatgcacgagtagaacacaattttgttgtgggcgtagattttgtcaatttacttgccactactagtcttatcttgtttcggcggcatcgtgggatgaagcggcctggaccgaccttagacgtacgcttacgtgagacaggttccaccgactgacatgcactagttgcataaggtggctagagggtgtctgtccctcccaccttagtcggattggattcgatgaaaagggtccttatgaagggtaaatagaaattggcatatcacgttgtggttttggcgtaggtaagaaatgttcttgctagaaccctattgcagccacgtaaaaacatgcaacaacaattagaggatgtctaacttgtttttgcagcatatgatttgtgatgtgatatggccaaaaaggatgtgattaatgaaatatatgtgatgtatgagattgatcatgttcttgtaataggaatcacgacttgcatgtcgatgagtatgaaaaccggcaggagccataggagttgtctttagttattgtatgacctgcgtgtcactgaataatgccatctaattactttacttcattgctaaactgttagccatagtagtagaagtaatagttagcgAGACAGCTTCATGGagatacgatgatggagatcatgatgatggagataatggtgtcatgccggtgacgatgatgatcatggcgccccaaagatggagatcaaaaggagcaaaatgatattggccatatcatgtcaccatttgattgcatgtgatgtttatcatgtttttgcatcttatttgcttagaacgacggtagtaaataaaatgatccctcataataatttcaagaaagtgtttccccctaattgtgcaccgttgcgaaagttcgttgtttcgaagcaccacgtgatgattgggtgtgatagattctaacgttcacatacaatgggtgtaagccagatttacacatgcaaaacacttaggttgacttgacgagcctagcatgtacagacatggcctcggaacacaagagaccgaaaggtcgaacatgagtcgtatagaagatacgatcaacatgaagatgttcaccgatgatgactagtccgtctcacgtgatgatcggacacggcctagttgactcggatcatgtgtcacttagatgactagagggatgtctatctgaggagttcattaaataatttgattagatgaacttaattatcatgaacttagtctaaagacctctgcaaaatgtcttgtagatcaaatggccaacgctcatgtcaacctcaacttcaacgcgttcctagagaaaaccaagatgaaagacgatggtagcaactatacggactgggttcggaacttgaggatcatcctcatagctgccaagaaagcatatgtcctagaagcaccgctaggtgacgcacccgccccagcgaaccaagacgttatgaatgcttggcagtcgcgtgttgatgattactccctcgttcagtgcggcatgctttacaacttagaaccgggactccaaaagcgttttgagcagcacggagcatatgagatgttccaggagctgaaaatggttttccaagctcatgcctgggtcgagagatatgaagtctccgacaagttctacagttgtaagatggaggaaaatagttctgtcagcgagcacatactcaaaatgtctgggttgcacaaccgcttgtcccagctggacattaacctcccggatgaggcggtaattgacagaatccttcagtcgctcccacctagctacaagagctttgtgatgaactacaatatgcaggggatggtgaaaactattcctgaggtattttcaatgctgaaatcagcggaggtagaaatcaaaaatgaacatcaagtgttgatggtcaataaaaccactagtttcaagaaaggcaagggtaagaagaacttcaagaaggacggcaagggagttgccgcgccccataagccagttgccgggaagaagccaaagaatggacccaagcctgagactgagtgtttttattgcaagggaagtggtcactggaagcggaactgccccaagtacttagcggacaagaaggccggcaacaccaaaggtatatgtgatatacatgttattgatgtgtaccttaccagtactcgtagtagctcctgggtatttgataccggtgcggttgctcatatttgtaactcaaaacaggagctgcggaataagcggagactggcaaaggacgaggtgacaatgcgcatcgggaatggttccaaggtcgatgtgatcgccgtcggcacgctacctctacatttacctacgagattagttttaaacctcaataattgttatttagtgccaactttgagcatgaacattgtatctggatctcgtttaatacgagatggctactcatttaaatccgagaataatggttgttctatttatatgagagatatgttttatggtcatgccccgttggtcaatggtttattcttgatgaatctcgaacgtgatgttacacatattcatagtgtgaataccaaaagatgtaagattgataatgatagtcccacatatctgtggcacggccgccttggtcacattggtgtcaaacgcatgaagaagctccatgtggatggacttttggagtctcttgattttgaatcatttgacacgtacgaaccatgcctcatgggcaaaatgaccaagactccgttctccggaacaacggagcgagcaaccaacttattggaaattatacatactgatgtgtgcagtccaatgagcattgaggatcgcggtggctatcgttatgttctcaccctcactgatgacttaagtagatatgggtatgtctacttaatgaaacacaagtttgagacctttgaaaagttcaaggaatttcataatgaggtagaaattgatacgtctccaacgtatctataatttatgaagcattcatgctattttattatctgttttgaatgtttatgggctttattatacacttttatattactttagggactaacctattaaccggaggcccaacccatattgctgttttattgcctgtttccatattttgaagaaaaggaatatcaaacaaagtccaaacagaatgaaaccttcggcaacgcgattttttggaagattatcatcctggagacttggaggtccagtcagaagatactcgaggagcccaggagataggcccccccacagggcgcgcccccctgtctcttgGACCCCtcaagcaccccccgaccgacttctttcgcctatataaccctacgtaccctaaaaccatcgaatatcaagatagatcgggagttccaccaccgcaagcctctgtagccaccaaaaacctctcgggagtccgttccggcaccctgccggaggggaacccgtcaccggtggccatcttcatcatcccggcgctctccatgacgaggagggagtagttcaccctcggggctgagggtatgtaccagtagctatgtgtttgatctctctctctctctctcgtgttctctctatggcacgatcttgatgtatcgcgagctttgttattatagttggatcttatgatgtttctccccctctactctcttgtgatgaattgagtttccctcttgaagttatcttatcggattgagtcttttatgagaacacttgatgtatgtcttgccgtgattatctgtggtgacaatgggatatcatgtgccacttgatgtatgttttggtgatcaacttgcgggtttcatgacattgggaacctatgcataggggttggcacacgttcttgactctccgatagaaactttggggcactctttgaagtactttgtgttggttggatgaatctgagattgtgtgatgcatatcgtataatcatgcccacggatacttgaggtgacaatggagtatctaggtgacattagggttttggttgatttgtgtcttaaggtgttattctagtacgaactcttgaatagattgatccgaaagaataactttgaggtggtttcgtaccctaccataatgtctacgtttgttctccactattagtggctttggagtgactctttgttgcatgttgaggcattgttatatgatctatctatgttattattgttgagagaacttgcactagtgaaagtatgaaccctaggccttgtttcctactattgcaataccgtttacgctcacttttatcattagttaccttgatgtttttatattttcagattacaaaaacctttatctactatccatattgcacttgtatcaccatctctttgccgagctagtgcacctatacaatttgccattgtattgggtgtgttggggacacaagagactctttgttatttggttgcagggttgtttgagagagaccatcttcatcctacgcctcccacagattgataaaccttagatcatccacttgagggaaatttgctactgtcctacaaacctgtgcacttgcaggcccaacaacgtctacaagaataaggttgtgtagtaaacatcaagctcttttctggcgtcgttgcccgggaggctaggtaagcggcactcactcacaccccgtcaactaagctcttttctggcgccgttgctggggaggtgagtgcttgaaggtatatctttagatcttgcaatcgaatctttttgtttcttgttttatcactagtttagtctataaaataaaactaaaaaaatggagttaagtttgtctcacatgcttcacctttttaatatctttcgtgagttt from Triticum aestivum cultivar Chinese Spring chromosome 3B, IWGSC CS RefSeq v2.1, whole genome shotgun sequence includes these protein-coding regions:
- the LOC123065588 gene encoding uncharacterized protein, with product MSALPLGLFSPNLDDTRVCSLTRCASLVLRCHRLVLLWPRGSMFRTSEPIPDVFPVESRDLMSITDTQLGHDGKGTPLCGDADLGLLKSHQRLDHEWMSPMDEFAEAQQGGPYK